One Ranitomeya imitator isolate aRanImi1 chromosome 4, aRanImi1.pri, whole genome shotgun sequence genomic window, CTGTTCACTTGGGTCCAGAGTTACACAaacatcataggaatatggcagaggTAATGTCCCAGGGTTAAACTGTGAAAGAAATCTGGGATCAATCTGTGGATATAGACTTGTACTCAGTGACCCAAATGATGATGACTTAGATTCTTTATATTTGGAGACAACTGCAATAATCACAGTCAACATGAAGAAAAAGGAAATCAGTGCCAAGGCGATCACCAAGTAGAATTGTAGGTTGGACTGAGATTCTTCTTTGTTAGACTGACTGCTCAGCTCAGGAAGAACCTGATGAAAATGATCAGCAATCACCATGGTTAGAGTGACTGAAGCTGAGCGGGAGGGAATCCCATTGTCTTTTACTAGAACCACAATTCCGTGTTTCATGATGTCCTTTTCGTGAAATCCACGTGATGTTCTGATCTCTCCTGTGTGCTGGTCAATGGTAAAGAGTGATGGTTCTAACGACTGTAAAAAGTAAGACAACCAGGCATTGTGTCCAGAGTCAGCGTCCACTGCCACCACCTTAGATACTAAAGAGCCTTGTTCAGAGGTCCAAGGAACCATCTCAAATGTTGAGCTGTCAACCTCTGGTGATGGGTACAGAATGACTGGAGAATTATCATTCTGGTCTACTATACATATTCTCAGTGTTGTACTGCTGTTCAGAGATGGAGATCCATTGTCTCTGGCGATAATTTGGATGTTGAATTCTCTATTCATTTCAAAATCAAACGACCTCTGAGCATAAATGACCCCAGTTACTGGATTCATGGAGATGAAGGAAGACAGGAGATCTTCATCACTTCCAGTCATTACAGAATATGTTATTTTTGCGTTATCTTCACTGTCCAGATCTCTTGCTTGAATAATAAATATTGAAGCTCCTGGTAAATTATTTTCATAGACAAATACAGCATAACCTAGCTTCTCAAACACTGGAGCATTGTCATTGACATCTGATACTTCTAGTTTAACAACTTTTCTGGAAACCAGTTCAGGAGACCCCTTGTCAGAGGCTTGTATTGTGATGTTGTAGGATGATATTTTTTCTCTGTCTAGATTACTTTGTGTAACAATTTTATAAAAATTACTTGCTGATATTAGTTCAAAGGGCAAATTCCCTAATATTATACATTGAACCTCACCATTTTCTCCTGAGTCCCGATCCCAAACTTTTATCAGTGCCACCATAGTACCAGGGGCAGCATCTTCAGGAATAAGAGCTGATGATGAGGTTATTGATATCTCAGGAGCATTGTCATTTTCATCTATGATTTCTATTAAAACCTTGGCTTTTGCTGCTAGACCTCCTCCATCTTCAGCTTGTACTGAAATTTCGTAAAACCTTGATATTTCATAATCTAATTGTTTTTTTGTGGTAATTTCTCCAGTTTTGTAATTGATAATAAACGTTTGTAGAATATCATTTGCTGTGGTTCTAAATGAATAAGTGATCTGTGCATTGACTCCTTCATCTTCATCACTTGCACTGACCTGCAGAATTGTAGAATTCACCGGTATATTTTCTCTGACACTTACTTTATATACATCCTGTGTAAATACTGGAGAATTATCATTGATATCATTGATGATTATATTAATTAGGGCAGTGCCTGTCTGTACAGGATTTCCTCCATCAGAAGCTGTGAGGATGAGTTCATGCTTGTTCTGTGTCTCTCGGTCTAGAGGTTTCTCTAGTATCAGCTCTGGAAATACACTGCCATCAGTGCTGACCTTCTCTCCAAGAGCAAAATACTGGTTCTCACTGAGGCTGTAGCTGATCAGGGAATTAACACCGACATCCAGATCTTCTGCATTATGTAAAATAAATCTTCTTCCTGGGGAGGTAGATTCACTCATTTCTATTTTAACTGAATCAAGAATAAATGTAGGAGGATTGTCATTTATATCCTGAATATCAATTCTGACACTCACAATTTTTAAGGGATTTTCCACCACTGCATCAAATGTAAGGACACAATCAGCTGCAGCTCTGCACAATGTCTCCCTGTCTATCCTATCAGCAATGTACAGGTTTCCATTGTCAAAATGTATTCTGATAAATTGTTCATATAGATCAGACACAATACGTAATTTCCTTCTGGAGAGATCCTTAACATTTAATTCAAGATCCTTTGCTAGATTTCCCACAATAGAACCTTTTCTTAATTCTTCATTAATGGAATAATGAATCTGACCAGAGACTGAATGACACAGCCAGGAAAATAAGAAGGGAAATATTACTTGCCATCTGAGTCCTTGCACTGATTGTCCT contains:
- the LOC138675459 gene encoding protocadherin gamma-B5-like isoform X9, yielding MMQTVFNCKKKYTAFHTGMCRVQDSERRRIIFCWIISIRRIFTIIFLVRRRMAGLQLQEGQSVQGLRWQVIFPFLFSWLCHSVSGQIHYSINEELRKGSIVGNLAKDLELNVKDLSRRKLRIVSDLYEQFIRIHFDNGNLYIADRIDRETLCRAAADCVLTFDAVVENPLKIVSVRIDIQDINDNPPTFILDSVKIEMSESTSPGRRFILHNAEDLDVGVNSLISYSLSENQYFALGEKVSTDGSVFPELILEKPLDRETQNKHELILTASDGGNPVQTGTALINIIINDINDNSPVFTQDVYKVSVRENIPVNSTILQVSASDEDEGVNAQITYSFRTTANDILQTFIINYKTGEITTKKQLDYEISRFYEISVQAEDGGGLAAKAKVLIEIIDENDNAPEISITSSSALIPEDAAPGTMVALIKVWDRDSGENGEVQCIILGNLPFELISASNFYKIVTQSNLDREKISSYNITIQASDKGSPELVSRKVVKLEVSDVNDNAPVFEKLGYAVFVYENNLPGASIFIIQARDLDSEDNAKITYSVMTGSDEDLLSSFISMNPVTGVIYAQRSFDFEMNREFNIQIIARDNGSPSLNSSTTLRICIVDQNDNSPVILYPSPEVDSSTFEMVPWTSEQGSLVSKVVAVDADSGHNAWLSYFLQSLEPSLFTIDQHTGEIRTSRGFHEKDIMKHGIVVLVKDNGIPSRSASVTLTMVIADHFHQVLPELSSQSNKEESQSNLQFYLVIALALISFFFMLTVIIAVVSKYKESKSSSFGSLSTSLYPQIDPRFLSQFNPGTLPLPYSYDVCVTLDPSEQEFAFLQPQHNVPVDSLIDAEDCGIVNDTLKNSAPAKNLTLQQGQPNTDWRFTQAQRPGPSGAQQPPEEAGVWPNNQFETERLQAMILASANEAAEGGAAVAGGTGTMGLSARYGPQFTLQHVPDYRQNIYIPGTTSTLTNAAGKRDGKAGAPSGNKKKSGKKEKK